Proteins from one Chitinophaga oryzae genomic window:
- a CDS encoding DUF4133 domain-containing protein, giving the protein MIRYPINKGVNRPIEFRGLKGQYIYIMAVGLAVLLIIFSILYIAGVPNALLLPVVGIAGFGLLSAIFRLSHRYGVYGLMKAIARRGVPSAIYCNTKKTFTQLLQHNNCTTKD; this is encoded by the coding sequence ATGATCCGCTATCCAATTAATAAAGGCGTCAATCGACCCATTGAGTTCAGAGGACTTAAAGGTCAGTACATCTATATTATGGCCGTAGGGCTGGCGGTGCTCCTGATCATCTTCAGCATTTTATATATAGCGGGGGTACCCAACGCCCTGTTGCTACCGGTAGTTGGAATAGCAGGGTTTGGTTTGTTAAGTGCGATCTTCCGGTTAAGCCATAGATATGGCGTATATGGGCTTATGAAAGCCATCGCCAGGCGTGGGGTACCGTCTGCTATTTACTGCAATACGAAAAAGACGTTCACGCAATTACTTCAACATAATAATTGCACGACAAAAGACTAA
- a CDS encoding conjugal transfer protein TraI: MKRLLLLLFLAGALTVLPTQKSHAVVWVVVKAALKKVIRAIDLGIQRQQNKVIWLQNAQKTLENTMSKLKLKDISEWSEKQRQLYDQYFKELWKIKNAIHTYKEVRDIIRRQAGLVQEYGHAWSLLQRDSHFTPRELRQMYRIYSGILEESMKNVEELTMVVSSLTTQMGDGRRLELIAYVSRRLEQNLVDLRSFNNQNFRISLSRAASVDEQRQLRLLYGIEN, from the coding sequence ATGAAAAGGCTTTTACTCCTGTTGTTCCTGGCAGGGGCACTGACCGTCCTGCCGACGCAAAAGAGCCATGCCGTTGTATGGGTTGTCGTCAAGGCCGCACTCAAAAAGGTGATCCGGGCCATCGACCTGGGTATCCAGCGGCAGCAAAACAAAGTCATCTGGTTGCAGAATGCTCAGAAGACACTGGAAAACACCATGTCCAAATTGAAGCTGAAAGATATTTCCGAATGGTCTGAAAAGCAACGCCAGCTTTACGATCAGTATTTTAAGGAACTCTGGAAGATCAAAAATGCGATCCATACCTATAAGGAGGTGCGCGATATCATACGCCGGCAGGCAGGGCTGGTACAGGAATACGGGCACGCCTGGTCGTTGCTGCAGCGCGACAGCCATTTTACGCCCCGTGAACTCCGGCAGATGTATCGTATTTACAGCGGCATCCTGGAGGAAAGCATGAAAAATGTCGAAGAGCTGACCATGGTGGTGAGCAGCCTTACTACCCAGATGGGCGATGGGCGCCGCCTGGAGCTTATCGCTTACGTCAGCCGCCGGCTGGAACAGAACCTGGTCGACCTGCGGAGCTTCAATAACCAGAACTTCCGTATCAGCCTATCCAGGGCCGCCAGTGTGGACGAGCAGAGGCAATTAAGGTTGCTTTATGGTATTGAAAACTGA
- a CDS encoding DUF4134 domain-containing protein, which translates to MRKRIPFTTPAGAVILTVLLVTISVSVFCQDGNAGITKATTEIKRYFETGQKLLYAIGGIVGLIGAIKVYNKWSAGEPDTAKVASAWFSACIFLVVVATVLKAFFSL; encoded by the coding sequence ATGAGAAAACGCATTCCTTTCACAACTCCGGCAGGCGCCGTTATACTTACCGTCTTGCTGGTTACCATTTCAGTGTCGGTGTTTTGCCAGGATGGCAATGCCGGTATAACCAAAGCAACAACTGAGATTAAACGCTATTTCGAGACAGGACAAAAATTGCTTTATGCAATTGGCGGGATCGTTGGACTCATCGGAGCAATAAAGGTCTACAATAAATGGAGCGCAGGGGAACCAGATACCGCTAAAGTCGCCAGTGCTTGGTTTTCGGCCTGTATCTTTTTGGTTGTCGTAGCCACTGTCCTAAAAGCCTTCTTTTCTCTATAA
- a CDS encoding helix-turn-helix domain-containing protein → MIKDDEILKIMGENIRRIRKAKGLTQIDIEVATGISGPNLSIIENGKTDIQVTKLVKLAIALGVEINSLYPISQSQK, encoded by the coding sequence ATGATTAAGGATGACGAAATATTGAAAATCATGGGTGAAAATATCCGCCGGATTAGGAAAGCCAAAGGATTAACCCAAATTGATATTGAAGTAGCCACAGGGATTTCTGGGCCGAATCTGAGCATAATTGAAAATGGCAAAACTGACATCCAAGTTACAAAGCTAGTTAAACTTGCAATCGCCTTAGGTGTTGAGATCAACTCACTCTACCCTATTTCTCAGTCACAAAAGTGA
- a CDS encoding RteC domain-containing protein → MAKPIQKIEKAIEIAKEYLKTLKDFISGYSFSDSEEQINFFKFHKPLFLQDLLYYQQLFEIESNCPIGDTEAAIAFLKGELRHISNYFDRHHLLHVYFQTGKTFFDAAMFGNSGDPIPLLNEYDLEGDGRFSNTYSYRLAKFSAYEHLASYLTNLIVALDKGEAAIPPSELDKLPKVYWKGKKAAFYEVVLGMVEAGLITGNIQTAMEYLGFCLSIKPGNYWSYFQAMRIRKKDRTPILSQMITSVTHRWDLQDEFPQQRK, encoded by the coding sequence ATGGCTAAGCCGATTCAGAAGATTGAAAAAGCGATAGAAATAGCGAAAGAATATTTGAAAACACTGAAAGATTTCATATCAGGATATAGCTTTTCCGATAGTGAAGAACAGATCAATTTTTTCAAATTCCACAAACCTTTATTCCTGCAAGACCTGCTCTATTATCAGCAGTTGTTTGAGATAGAGTCTAATTGTCCTATCGGGGATACGGAAGCAGCAATAGCCTTTCTAAAGGGAGAGCTGCGCCATATCAGTAACTACTTCGACCGCCATCACCTACTGCATGTTTATTTCCAGACGGGGAAGACTTTTTTTGACGCCGCCATGTTTGGCAACAGCGGAGATCCAATTCCTCTTCTCAATGAATACGACCTGGAGGGTGATGGACGATTTTCAAATACCTACAGCTACCGTCTGGCTAAGTTCAGTGCCTATGAACATTTGGCTTCTTATCTTACGAATCTAATCGTTGCATTAGACAAAGGAGAGGCTGCTATACCTCCATCCGAACTTGACAAGTTGCCCAAAGTGTACTGGAAGGGGAAAAAAGCGGCTTTCTATGAAGTTGTACTCGGCATGGTCGAGGCGGGACTTATTACCGGCAATATTCAAACAGCAATGGAATATCTTGGATTTTGCCTGTCTATCAAGCCCGGAAACTACTGGAGCTATTTCCAGGCCATGCGTATTCGAAAAAAAGACCGTACTCCTATTTTGTCACAAATGATCACTAGCGTTACCCATCGCTGGGATCTTCAAGACGAATTTCCACAACAAAGGAAATGA
- a CDS encoding sensor histidine kinase encodes MKPQQTNDRTVSKENFIRAFFDYVTNAGAKQTDQYDTKLEISKGINILTAWAILINIITGPALTKMTGDYRIIIGAAIELLCLIPIFSLNRQRRFRTANLLFFFVMNTSMLYFGLILGKSVGITLMAIFLAGLTMFVFTNKKHIITSATTTFLILIMLEYNYKHSFVPPVSANSNTHTFMEFTALCVMFSLVVMVFHFFAKIKNKNIAKEKEINKSKSKEIAQVKDISESKTFFIRSFAHEMKTYVYHVCFACGLLESKDQDVPNEQKMFILKSGSENLQRFVENMLIYSKLDAGKIDQPDYKRIETKWFIDNALNLSFFIHASEKEITLRLDKNFPATFVTDPTKFQIILNNLISNAVKFTTTDTPIVISFQSESTYWCVGIENSGNEIPKNEMQEIFKPFVTKRIKEINKNGSGIGLYVTKNYVENMNGKISVYSENGVTRFTVMFPYSNELLLKETA; translated from the coding sequence ATGAAACCGCAACAAACGAACGATCGGACAGTAAGTAAAGAAAACTTCATTCGTGCGTTTTTTGATTATGTAACTAATGCAGGCGCAAAGCAAACAGATCAATATGATACGAAGTTAGAAATTAGCAAGGGAATAAATATTCTAACGGCTTGGGCCATCCTCATAAATATCATCACCGGACCCGCCCTTACAAAAATGACTGGTGATTACCGGATAATTATCGGAGCGGCTATCGAACTGCTATGTTTGATACCGATTTTCTCGCTAAACAGGCAACGAAGATTTCGAACCGCAAACCTACTATTTTTCTTTGTCATGAATACTTCAATGCTTTACTTCGGCCTAATCTTAGGTAAAAGCGTAGGAATTACGCTTATGGCGATTTTTCTAGCTGGACTAACAATGTTTGTATTTACTAATAAAAAGCACATCATAACAAGTGCTACAACTACATTTTTAATTCTGATAATGCTTGAATATAATTACAAGCACTCATTTGTTCCTCCGGTATCTGCCAATTCGAACACACATACTTTCATGGAGTTTACAGCACTATGTGTAATGTTCTCCCTTGTTGTTATGGTGTTTCATTTTTTTGCGAAAATAAAAAATAAAAATATTGCCAAGGAAAAAGAAATCAATAAAAGCAAGTCAAAAGAGATAGCGCAAGTTAAAGACATCAGTGAAAGCAAAACCTTTTTTATTCGTTCTTTCGCCCATGAAATGAAGACCTATGTTTATCATGTCTGTTTCGCATGTGGGCTTTTGGAATCAAAAGACCAGGACGTTCCCAACGAGCAAAAAATGTTCATTTTAAAGTCTGGTAGTGAGAACCTTCAAAGATTTGTCGAAAACATGCTGATCTACAGCAAACTAGACGCCGGAAAAATTGATCAACCAGATTATAAGAGAATTGAAACAAAGTGGTTTATTGACAATGCGTTGAATTTGAGTTTTTTTATTCATGCGTCCGAGAAGGAAATAACGCTTAGGCTAGACAAGAATTTCCCAGCTACCTTTGTAACCGACCCTACGAAATTCCAAATTATCTTAAATAATTTAATCAGTAATGCTGTAAAATTTACAACGACAGATACTCCCATTGTTATATCCTTTCAAAGTGAAAGCACTTATTGGTGTGTTGGGATTGAGAATTCAGGTAACGAAATCCCGAAAAACGAAATGCAAGAAATATTTAAACCATTTGTTACAAAGAGAATCAAGGAAATAAACAAAAATGGTTCAGGAATTGGGCTGTATGTTACCAAAAATTATGTAGAAAATATGAATGGGAAAATTAGCGTATACTCCGAAAATGGCGTCACTCGTTTTACAGTTATGTTCCCATATTCAAATGAACTATTACTGAAAGAAACCGCATAA
- a CDS encoding terpene synthase family protein has translation MQLYHIPKLYYPFPSYTDVQLEKKVESHTLHWLRRFELLNEDQVQFYADQRFSAMIVRSYPFADFEKLCIWCDLNTLLFIVDDRLDEDFVIQDRASLTAYTDTFLQVLHDGIESIPINKQSSELTALDDFWKRAKNISPSAWQDVFIQNIKDMFAGGSWQLEHILENKKPKLKDYKEFRQYLGAAHLATDSLPFMSDIDLPYTIYSAPDVKLLTEQARNIVCYSNDLFSLAKEVEQSEGGAEFNLVSVISNEENCSLQEAILRAVTLHDETVRDFIKTEKRIYTFDSQTNESLKKYARSLEFFIKGNEDWSTKETTRYPHVYLA, from the coding sequence ATGCAACTTTATCACATTCCTAAATTGTACTATCCATTCCCGTCTTATACCGACGTACAGTTAGAAAAGAAGGTAGAAAGTCACACATTACACTGGCTGCGAAGATTTGAACTACTTAACGAGGATCAGGTGCAGTTCTATGCAGATCAACGGTTTTCGGCTATGATAGTGCGAAGTTACCCATTCGCCGATTTTGAAAAATTATGTATTTGGTGTGATCTTAATACCTTGTTATTCATAGTCGACGATAGATTGGATGAAGATTTCGTAATTCAGGATCGAGCTTCATTAACAGCGTATACTGATACATTCCTCCAGGTTTTGCACGACGGAATTGAATCGATTCCTATCAATAAGCAGAGCAGTGAATTAACCGCATTAGATGACTTTTGGAAACGGGCGAAAAATATCTCCCCGTCAGCCTGGCAGGATGTCTTTATTCAAAACATCAAAGATATGTTTGCCGGTGGTTCATGGCAGCTCGAACACATTTTGGAGAACAAAAAACCAAAATTAAAAGACTATAAAGAGTTTCGACAATATCTTGGCGCTGCGCATCTCGCAACAGATTCACTTCCCTTCATGTCTGATATCGATTTGCCGTATACAATATATTCTGCCCCTGATGTGAAGTTATTGACCGAACAAGCGAGAAACATTGTCTGCTATTCAAATGATCTATTCTCTCTTGCAAAGGAAGTAGAGCAGTCGGAAGGAGGTGCTGAATTCAATCTTGTTTCAGTAATCTCGAATGAGGAAAATTGTTCTTTGCAGGAGGCCATTCTTAGGGCGGTCACCCTACATGATGAAACTGTTCGCGATTTCATAAAAACGGAAAAGCGCATCTATACTTTTGACAGCCAAACAAACGAATCGCTTAAAAAATATGCCAGATCGCTCGAATTCTTCATAAAGGGGAATGAGGATTGGAGCACCAAGGAAACCACACGCTACCCTCATGTATATTTAGCGTAG
- a CDS encoding response regulator, protein MSQIHKVNATSTLITKTINAVWIDDDNFFLKWLIPEMFKIAGTTLKITEFTSAVPAIERIKTGRQDIVLTNLFMPPPDGMDLIKMIREFNKKIPIVVVSARFNPKLYADAISAGAIDYFFKKDLNLCDLCERIDVLTSTS, encoded by the coding sequence ATGTCCCAAATCCACAAAGTGAATGCCACAAGCACTTTAATTACCAAAACGATTAATGCTGTTTGGATAGACGATGATAATTTCTTTCTTAAATGGCTTATACCGGAAATGTTTAAAATAGCGGGTACCACCTTAAAAATCACAGAGTTTACCTCCGCCGTTCCTGCAATTGAAAGAATTAAAACAGGTCGCCAGGATATAGTGCTTACAAATCTTTTTATGCCGCCACCAGATGGAATGGACTTAATTAAGATGATACGTGAGTTTAACAAAAAAATACCGATAGTCGTGGTTTCCGCTAGATTTAATCCCAAATTGTACGCCGATGCAATTTCTGCAGGTGCGATCGACTACTTTTTTAAAAAAGATCTTAATCTGTGCGACTTGTGTGAAAGGATAGATGTGTTAACTAGTACATCATGA
- a CDS encoding TraG family conjugative transposon ATPase has protein sequence MVIIFILAAIVLAAAILNARPPAKTERDLQAIFPLWKLEKGILLSKSGDATVVLKIDLPEIFTLSEQEYESLHITWLKAIKVLPPGSILHKQDWFTSERYAASAQRSQGNFLQQSSDRFFNERPYLAHQCYLYLTLKTPGRKPATSAYSSLLRKNIVARELTGNTVVQQLQSCIGQFCRILSDSGFVTVSVLSPEEIAGSGNKQGIIDRYLSLGRDQGPAVLKDIHFKPELKIGSQYCLLFSVADADQLPGFCAPKINYDKYATDRTKFFVGFATPLGQLLPVNHIYNQYLVLEDPVQTLKTMEAKRRRLQSLSAYSRENTISRDATAEYLNEAISEARMPITAHLNLLCWTDDPSQLKEIRNAASSAISKMEVIPHEETVGAAQLWWAGIPGNAAELPENECFYTFAQQATCFFNLETSYRSSKSPFGIRLGDRLTGVPLHVDISDEPMKTVCTNRNKLVIGGSGSGKSVFMNHLCHSYVLQGAHCVILDVGHSYEGLCKLLGGYYFTYSEANPIKFNPFYIPAGDYLDTEKKESIKSLLVGLWKANDENFRRSEYVAISNSLQSYFHFLSGHKEIFPCFNSYYEFLQQHYIKELEAEKVKDRDFDIHNFLYVLRPFFKGGEFDYILNGTENLELLSQPFVVYELDAIKDHPTLFQVTTLVIAEMFISKMRKLKGIRKVIVIEEAWKAISRAGMAEFIKYLYKTVRKHMGEAITVSQEIDDLISSPVIKEAIINNSDCKILLDLKKFANKFDDIQATLGMTDKGKDLVLSLNRANEPGKRYREVYIELGNTIMKVYRYEPSIEEYYAYSTEQSEKMKVQEYTEKYGGDIRKALRAIALEQVA, from the coding sequence ATGGTTATTATATTCATTCTTGCGGCCATTGTACTGGCCGCAGCTATACTCAATGCCCGGCCACCAGCCAAAACTGAAAGGGACCTGCAGGCAATCTTTCCATTATGGAAGCTCGAAAAGGGCATCCTTCTCTCAAAATCTGGTGATGCAACTGTAGTACTTAAAATTGATCTTCCGGAGATATTTACTTTATCGGAGCAGGAATACGAATCTTTACATATCACCTGGCTTAAGGCTATCAAAGTTTTACCACCTGGCAGTATCCTGCACAAGCAAGATTGGTTCACCTCTGAACGGTATGCTGCATCGGCACAAAGATCACAGGGCAATTTCCTGCAACAAAGCAGCGACCGGTTCTTCAACGAGCGCCCCTACCTTGCCCATCAATGCTATTTATACCTCACCCTCAAAACCCCGGGACGGAAGCCCGCCACCTCGGCGTATTCCAGCCTGCTGCGCAAAAACATTGTTGCCCGTGAGCTGACCGGCAACACTGTCGTTCAGCAGCTGCAGAGCTGTATCGGGCAATTTTGCAGGATCCTGTCGGATAGCGGCTTCGTAACGGTTTCTGTACTCAGCCCGGAGGAGATCGCCGGATCCGGTAACAAACAAGGCATTATCGACCGGTATCTTTCTTTAGGCCGCGATCAGGGTCCTGCTGTCTTAAAAGACATCCACTTTAAGCCGGAACTTAAGATCGGCAGCCAGTATTGCCTGCTGTTTTCCGTCGCCGACGCCGATCAGCTCCCCGGCTTCTGTGCGCCAAAAATCAATTACGACAAATATGCTACTGACCGTACCAAATTTTTCGTCGGCTTTGCTACACCGCTCGGACAGCTGCTTCCCGTCAATCACATCTACAACCAATACCTCGTCCTGGAAGATCCTGTACAGACGTTAAAGACAATGGAGGCAAAACGCAGAAGACTGCAGTCGCTGAGTGCCTACAGCCGGGAGAATACCATCAGCAGGGATGCTACGGCTGAGTACCTGAACGAAGCTATCTCTGAGGCACGTATGCCAATCACCGCGCATCTGAATTTGCTTTGCTGGACAGACGATCCGTCACAGCTCAAGGAGATCCGCAACGCCGCCTCTTCGGCGATTTCCAAAATGGAGGTGATCCCGCACGAGGAGACTGTCGGTGCCGCACAACTCTGGTGGGCTGGTATTCCGGGCAACGCTGCCGAGCTACCGGAAAATGAGTGCTTCTATACGTTCGCGCAGCAGGCTACCTGTTTCTTTAACCTAGAGACCAGTTACCGTTCTTCCAAAAGCCCCTTCGGTATCCGGCTGGGAGATCGGCTGACAGGCGTCCCCCTGCATGTGGACATCAGTGATGAGCCGATGAAAACGGTGTGCACGAATAGAAATAAGCTGGTGATCGGGGGATCGGGTTCGGGCAAATCGGTATTCATGAACCATCTCTGCCACAGCTATGTGTTACAGGGGGCTCACTGCGTGATCCTGGATGTTGGTCACAGCTACGAAGGTTTATGTAAACTGTTGGGCGGATATTATTTCACCTATTCAGAGGCCAACCCCATTAAATTCAATCCGTTTTATATCCCCGCCGGCGACTATCTGGATACAGAGAAAAAGGAAAGCATCAAATCCTTGCTGGTGGGGCTTTGGAAGGCCAACGATGAGAACTTCCGCAGGAGCGAGTATGTGGCCATCAGCAATTCGCTGCAGTCCTACTTCCATTTTCTATCAGGTCATAAAGAGATCTTTCCCTGCTTCAACTCCTACTACGAATTCCTGCAGCAGCATTATATAAAGGAGTTGGAAGCGGAGAAGGTTAAGGACAGGGATTTTGACATCCACAACTTCCTGTATGTGCTGCGGCCGTTTTTTAAGGGTGGCGAGTTCGACTATATTCTCAACGGTACCGAGAACCTGGAGCTGCTTTCTCAGCCGTTCGTGGTCTATGAGCTGGATGCGATCAAAGATCATCCGACGCTCTTCCAGGTAACGACCCTGGTGATTGCAGAAATGTTCATTTCCAAGATGCGCAAGCTTAAGGGCATTCGTAAGGTGATCGTCATAGAAGAAGCCTGGAAAGCCATATCCAGGGCAGGCATGGCCGAATTCATCAAGTACCTGTACAAAACAGTCAGGAAGCATATGGGCGAGGCCATCACCGTCAGCCAGGAAATAGATGACCTGATCAGCAGCCCGGTCATTAAAGAGGCCATCATAAACAACTCTGACTGTAAGATCCTGCTTGACCTGAAAAAATTCGCCAACAAATTCGATGATATACAGGCAACGCTCGGCATGACCGACAAGGGCAAAGACCTTGTCCTAAGCCTGAACCGCGCCAATGAGCCAGGGAAAAGGTACCGGGAAGTCTATATTGAATTGGGCAACACGATCATGAAGGTCTACCGGTACGAGCCCAGTATCGAGGAATACTACGCTTATAGTACCGAACAAAGTGAAAAGATGAAGGTGCAGGAGTATACCGAAAAATATGGTGGCGATATCCGTAAAGCCCTCCGCGCCATTGCCCTGGAGCAGGTAGCCTGA
- a CDS encoding LytTR family DNA-binding domain-containing protein — MKKIVIVLGVIALSVLGFLSCKRYQERDKQFTTKGKPDPKIAMIIVTDNGEANSLYSRHLSSYYLELFSALAIAVLTTSVVYLVTRLLDRKFQWNEVFFSRIILQAILGLAIPSVVAYLLMIMICRLLNLNTIGSGYDLVLIPIILVLVIGFNVYLLAEKIGIPIKDSIPIIDPPDTQSTPIRGNLFSRQPDEFTVHTPTGVFSLPLDEIAYFYRRKGYVYLRRSNGTNHIVAQSLDQIQNNIPKDKFFRTSRHMLASYNSIADYYSLDHGKLGLRLNPVYEAEVTISKLQKNSFKNWLEKGKVIIDNSASLA; from the coding sequence ATGAAAAAGATTGTAATTGTATTGGGTGTTATCGCTCTTTCTGTACTTGGTTTTCTCTCTTGTAAAAGGTATCAGGAAAGAGATAAACAGTTTACCACCAAAGGAAAACCTGATCCTAAGATTGCGATGATCATTGTTACCGACAATGGAGAGGCGAACTCCTTATACTCGCGACATCTTTCTTCTTATTACCTCGAGCTTTTTAGCGCCCTGGCTATCGCTGTATTAACCACTTCTGTTGTTTACCTGGTTACAAGGTTGCTAGATCGGAAGTTTCAATGGAACGAGGTATTTTTTAGCCGTATAATTTTACAAGCAATATTGGGTCTAGCTATACCATCCGTGGTAGCCTACTTGTTGATGATAATGATATGCAGGCTTTTAAATTTAAATACTATTGGATCCGGTTATGATCTGGTTTTGATTCCTATTATTCTAGTACTGGTCATCGGTTTTAATGTCTATTTGCTTGCCGAAAAAATTGGCATACCGATTAAAGACAGTATACCAATTATTGATCCCCCTGATACTCAAAGCACGCCAATCAGAGGAAACCTTTTTAGCCGCCAACCTGACGAGTTTACCGTACATACTCCAACAGGAGTCTTTTCATTGCCGCTAGATGAGATCGCCTACTTTTACCGCAGAAAAGGGTACGTATACCTTCGCCGTAGCAACGGGACAAATCATATTGTGGCCCAAAGCCTTGATCAAATTCAAAACAACATACCGAAAGACAAATTTTTCCGTACATCACGTCATATGTTGGCTAGCTATAATTCGATTGCAGATTACTATTCGCTTGATCATGGAAAACTTGGGCTAAGGTTAAACCCTGTATATGAGGCAGAGGTCACCATAAGCAAACTTCAGAAAAATAGTTTTAAGAACTGGTTGGAAAAAGGAAAAGTAATTATTGACAACTCAGCTTCCTTAGCCTGA